A single genomic interval of Desulfovibrio sp. harbors:
- a CDS encoding dissimilatory sulfite reductase D family protein, with protein sequence MADDKDIVVDFLNSKSASKSKFYFKDFTDLFPDKGPRDVKKILTKLVNEEVLEFWSSGSTTMYGLKGAGKQSHAEGED encoded by the coding sequence ATGGCTGACGACAAAGACATTGTTGTTGATTTTTTGAACAGCAAATCCGCCTCCAAGTCGAAGTTCTACTTCAAGGACTTCACTGATCTGTTCCCTGACAAAGGCCCCCGCGACGTGAAGAAAATCCTCACCAAGCTGGTCAATGAAGAAGTGCTGGAGTTCTGGTCTTCAGGTTCCACCACCATGTACGGCCTCAAGGGTGCGGGCAAGCAGTCCCACGCTGAAGGCGAAGACTAG